A single window of Nasonia vitripennis strain AsymCx chromosome 4, Nvit_psr_1.1, whole genome shotgun sequence DNA harbors:
- the LOC100117684 gene encoding DNA polymerase alpha subunit B isoform X1, translating to MSSARECDGKRRERERKILRAPASSSFALCSTVRRRVYTWYNGASVVVVGCVPRAFVFSCAMASRAFSLSLSLSLSLSLSLSLSLSLSLSLTPFTRDTYFRSSLETVPRRSPHPLPLCGSKAQRVFLEKKSKRSFLVLRRRASVRREIVTRGVRLCSQAPGPRSPDLEDSGPSGCKEEEARSPQTGECTLPPLEPNNTTTATQLTSTQSGKILSTFGTKISTWVNNKKMRYLIRRAGPHVPKDARYMFELLKSTSDIRTRACRSIGQRINAVWAEQKKDDMLVTWNVRTKQQKSYRTWGRVCFDSENKQSNPTAMLEGCRKPPKSNNVDAKLWPLVELDVSDLRECCLFPGQIVAVEGLNLTESLMKVHDIFTSGFIPAANPPSLVDELKIIVAAGPFTHSNDLDYRPLWELMDKVAEDEPHLLVLIGPFLDYNHPNFQDDELVVPYQEYFDRLISRVKSYLAGKCTQVVLVASNRDAHHHPVYPTPEYSLHKSVQSPDIHVLPDPCTLDINGLRLGITSIDCLMHLARSEVALTQSSPDKLTRLGNYILNQACYYPLYPPAKEINVDSELWEKYAFLNEKPHVLFLPSDMRHFCKSINDSVILNPERLSKRTYARMHIEPPMGNGWSKDNITCEIIKM from the exons ATGTCGAGCGCGCGGGAGTGCGACGGTAAAAGAAGGGAGAGGGAAAGGAAAATACTACGCGCGCCAGCGTCCAGCAGTTTTGCGCTCTGTTCCACAGTTCGGAGGAGAGTATATACGTGGTATAATGGTGCGAGTGTCGTCGTGGTCGGCTGTGTGCCGCGAGCGTTCGTGTTTTCCTGCGCGATGGCGTCGcgggctttctctctctctctctctctctctctctctctctctctctctctctctctctctctctctctctctctctctctcactccgttCACCCGCGATACGTATTTTCGTTCCTCTCTCGAAACAGTGCCTCGCCGAAGTCCTCACCCTTTGCCGCTCTGTGGATCCAAAGCTCAACGAGTCTTCCTCGAGAAGAAATCAAAGCGCAGTTTTTTAGTGCTGCGACGACGCGCGTCAGTGCGACGAGAGATCGTAACCCGCGGTGTGCGGCTCTGCAGT cAGGCACCGGGGCCAAGAAGTCCAGATCTCGAAGATAGCGGCCCAAGCGGATGCAAAGAAGAGGAGGCGCGTTCCCCGCAGACCGGCGAATGCACGTTGCCTCCGCTCGAACCCAACAACACGACCACAGCCACGCAGCTCACCTCCACTCAGTC CGGCAAGATTCTGTCGACCTTTGGCACGAAGATCTCGACATGGGTGAACAACAAAAAGATGAGGTATCTCATCAGACGCGCCGGTCCTCACGTACCCAAGGACGCCAGATACATGTTCGAATTGCTAAAGTCAACGTCGGACATACGAACCCGCGCCTGTCGAAGCATCGGCCAGCGGATCAACGCCGTATGGGCTGAGCAGAAGAAGGACGATATGCTCGTTACCTGGAACGTACGTACAAAGCAGCAGAAATCCTACAGGACCTGGGGGCGAGTTTGCTTCGACTCGGAGAACAAGCAGAGCAATCCTACGGCCATGCTTGAAGGATGCAGAAAGCCTCCCAAGTCTAACAACGTCGACGCCAAGCTGTGGCCCCTG GTGGAACTGGATGTGAGCGATCTTCGCGAGTGTTGTTTGTTCCCCGGACAGATCGTAGCAGTCGAAGGTCTGAATCTAACCGAGAGCTTGATGAAGGTTCACGACATATTCACCAGCGGTTTCATACCTGCGGCAAATCCACCTAGCCTGGTCGATGAATTGAAGATAATAGTCGCAGCCGGCCCTTTCACCCACTCGAATGATCTGGATTATCGGCCTCTGTGGGAGCTAATGGACAAAGTTGCGGAAGACGAGCCTCATTTGTTGGTCCTCATTGGCCCCTTCCTCGACTATAATCATCCGAACTTTCAAGACGACGAGCTTGTTGTCCCGTACCAAGAATATTTCGACCGCCTGATATCTAGAGTTAAAAGTTATCTCGCTGG aaaatgTACTCAAGTTGTGTTGGTAGCGTCAAACCGGGATGCGCATCATCATCCAGTGTACCCTACTCCAGAGTATTCACTACATAAATCTGTACAGAGTCCGGATATCCATGTTTTACCTGATCCGTGCACTCTGGATATCAATGGCTTGAGGCTCGGTATTACGTCTATTGATTGTCTAATGCATCTTGCGCGATCAGAAGTAGCTTT AACACAATCCAGCCCAGACAAACTAACTCGATTGGGAAATTACATTTTGAATCAAGCCTGTTATTATCCATTATATCCGCCTGCTAAGGAAATTAACGTTGATTCTGAATTATGGGAAAAGTATGCTTTTCTCAATGAAAAACCTCACGTGCTATTTTTACCATCAGACATGAGACACTTTTGCAAATCAATCAATGATTCCGTAATATTGAACCCTGAAAGACTGAGCAAACGTACATATGCCAGGATGCATATCGAACCTCCTATGGGAAATGGTTGGTCGAAAGATAATATAACATGCGAAATaatcaaaatgtaa
- the LOC100117684 gene encoding DNA polymerase alpha subunit B isoform X2, with the protein MSSARECDGKRRERERKILRAPASSSFALCSTVRRRVYTWYNGASVVVVGCVPRAFVFSCAMASRAFSLSLSLSLSLSLSLSLSLSLSLSLTPFTRDTYFRSSLETVPRRSPHPLPLCGSKAQRVFLEKKSKRSFLVLRRRASVRREIVTRGVRLCSAPGPRSPDLEDSGPSGCKEEEARSPQTGECTLPPLEPNNTTTATQLTSTQSGKILSTFGTKISTWVNNKKMRYLIRRAGPHVPKDARYMFELLKSTSDIRTRACRSIGQRINAVWAEQKKDDMLVTWNVRTKQQKSYRTWGRVCFDSENKQSNPTAMLEGCRKPPKSNNVDAKLWPLVELDVSDLRECCLFPGQIVAVEGLNLTESLMKVHDIFTSGFIPAANPPSLVDELKIIVAAGPFTHSNDLDYRPLWELMDKVAEDEPHLLVLIGPFLDYNHPNFQDDELVVPYQEYFDRLISRVKSYLAGKCTQVVLVASNRDAHHHPVYPTPEYSLHKSVQSPDIHVLPDPCTLDINGLRLGITSIDCLMHLARSEVALTQSSPDKLTRLGNYILNQACYYPLYPPAKEINVDSELWEKYAFLNEKPHVLFLPSDMRHFCKSINDSVILNPERLSKRTYARMHIEPPMGNGWSKDNITCEIIKM; encoded by the exons ATGTCGAGCGCGCGGGAGTGCGACGGTAAAAGAAGGGAGAGGGAAAGGAAAATACTACGCGCGCCAGCGTCCAGCAGTTTTGCGCTCTGTTCCACAGTTCGGAGGAGAGTATATACGTGGTATAATGGTGCGAGTGTCGTCGTGGTCGGCTGTGTGCCGCGAGCGTTCGTGTTTTCCTGCGCGATGGCGTCGcgggctttctctctctctctctctctctctctctctctctctctctctctctctctctctctctctctctctctctctctcactccgttCACCCGCGATACGTATTTTCGTTCCTCTCTCGAAACAGTGCCTCGCCGAAGTCCTCACCCTTTGCCGCTCTGTGGATCCAAAGCTCAACGAGTCTTCCTCGAGAAGAAATCAAAGCGCAGTTTTTTAGTGCTGCGACGACGCGCGTCAGTGCGACGAGAGATCGTAACCCGCGGTGTGCGGCTCTGCAGT GCACCGGGGCCAAGAAGTCCAGATCTCGAAGATAGCGGCCCAAGCGGATGCAAAGAAGAGGAGGCGCGTTCCCCGCAGACCGGCGAATGCACGTTGCCTCCGCTCGAACCCAACAACACGACCACAGCCACGCAGCTCACCTCCACTCAGTC CGGCAAGATTCTGTCGACCTTTGGCACGAAGATCTCGACATGGGTGAACAACAAAAAGATGAGGTATCTCATCAGACGCGCCGGTCCTCACGTACCCAAGGACGCCAGATACATGTTCGAATTGCTAAAGTCAACGTCGGACATACGAACCCGCGCCTGTCGAAGCATCGGCCAGCGGATCAACGCCGTATGGGCTGAGCAGAAGAAGGACGATATGCTCGTTACCTGGAACGTACGTACAAAGCAGCAGAAATCCTACAGGACCTGGGGGCGAGTTTGCTTCGACTCGGAGAACAAGCAGAGCAATCCTACGGCCATGCTTGAAGGATGCAGAAAGCCTCCCAAGTCTAACAACGTCGACGCCAAGCTGTGGCCCCTG GTGGAACTGGATGTGAGCGATCTTCGCGAGTGTTGTTTGTTCCCCGGACAGATCGTAGCAGTCGAAGGTCTGAATCTAACCGAGAGCTTGATGAAGGTTCACGACATATTCACCAGCGGTTTCATACCTGCGGCAAATCCACCTAGCCTGGTCGATGAATTGAAGATAATAGTCGCAGCCGGCCCTTTCACCCACTCGAATGATCTGGATTATCGGCCTCTGTGGGAGCTAATGGACAAAGTTGCGGAAGACGAGCCTCATTTGTTGGTCCTCATTGGCCCCTTCCTCGACTATAATCATCCGAACTTTCAAGACGACGAGCTTGTTGTCCCGTACCAAGAATATTTCGACCGCCTGATATCTAGAGTTAAAAGTTATCTCGCTGG aaaatgTACTCAAGTTGTGTTGGTAGCGTCAAACCGGGATGCGCATCATCATCCAGTGTACCCTACTCCAGAGTATTCACTACATAAATCTGTACAGAGTCCGGATATCCATGTTTTACCTGATCCGTGCACTCTGGATATCAATGGCTTGAGGCTCGGTATTACGTCTATTGATTGTCTAATGCATCTTGCGCGATCAGAAGTAGCTTT AACACAATCCAGCCCAGACAAACTAACTCGATTGGGAAATTACATTTTGAATCAAGCCTGTTATTATCCATTATATCCGCCTGCTAAGGAAATTAACGTTGATTCTGAATTATGGGAAAAGTATGCTTTTCTCAATGAAAAACCTCACGTGCTATTTTTACCATCAGACATGAGACACTTTTGCAAATCAATCAATGATTCCGTAATATTGAACCCTGAAAGACTGAGCAAACGTACATATGCCAGGATGCATATCGAACCTCCTATGGGAAATGGTTGGTCGAAAGATAATATAACATGCGAAATaatcaaaatgtaa